The genomic DNA ATACAAAAGGAGCTGTATGTCCTTTCTCTTTCTTATATTCACGAACAAAGAGGGCAATTTTATGCTTTAATTTTTCGTGATGAATATACCGATTTGCCGTCTCACTTCCTTCTGCTACCCTGCTTTGAGTTTGCCAATGAAAAAGCCTTTCATTAATAGCATAGTCATTGTAAAGAGTAGACGGTGAAAAATCTTTTTCAGACTTATTCAATGTAATAAAAAAAATATCTAAGTCCTTCTCTTTAAAATACTTTACTCCTTCCCTAAAAGAAGGGCTTTTCTGTTCATTATAATAGCCTAGTGCCGAAAGCACTTGCGCTGTTGAATACTTGCAATGTACACGTAAGGGGCAAGGAAACGAAAAGTCATTTTCAATTTCTAACGTTTCAATCTTGCTATAGAGATATAGAATAATTTCTAATATTTCCTCTTTAAACTCTTGATGATCGATCATCTTTTGTACACCCTCACTAATACTAGAAAAGCCTTGTTTAGCAGGATGCGATTGATAAAAGGTATAATAAAACATTGACAACATTATTTGCTCTTCCTCGCCCAACATTGTACCGTCCCCTCTTAAATATGAAATCAAAAACCGCAGGAAGGAAGGGGAATTTAAATGAAATAAATGAGGCAGCCTGCTAGTAATAGCTTTTTCATTTATACAACTAAAATCTTGTTTTATTCCTGCCTCTACCATAAGCCTGGTAAAACTTCGGTTTTTGCTCTGCCCATAGAAATCATACAAAGAAAGATTGTAATAATTTAAAAAATTTCTAAGCGTTGGTTGTTGTCCTGTATCTTCTTGAAAGTATTTTAATTTTAACACTAAGTTAGCGCGTGTGTTGGCACTTGCCTTAATGTTTCTTAAAATATACTCTTTTGCTTGTTTTTCTAATTGGACATAGCAGCCCTTTGGAAGATGAGAAAATCCATTTTCAACATAATGACGGACAGAATGTTTTGTTTTTCCAATTAATACTCTAAACTTCTCAGAAAATGAGTAGTTTTTATGGGCTTGTCCTACAAAATCTAATACCGTTAAGCATTCTTTCCCTTCTGAAAGTCTTAAACCTCTTCCTAATTGTTGTAAGAAGACAGTTAAACTCTCTGTTGGACGTAAAAATAAGATCGTATTCACTTCAGGAATATCAATACCTTCATTATATAAATCAACGACAAAAATAAATTTAACTTCCCCAGCTACTAGCTTATTCTGTGCTTCTATCCGTACCTCTTTGTCTACAGTTCCGTATAAAGCTACAGCGGGAATATTGACCTTATTAAAAAATTGAGCCATATATTTAGCGTGTTCAACAGATACACAGAAGCCAAGGCCCTTTGTGTCATTAATATCCGTCACATATTTATGTATACTTCTTACAATTTGATTGCTTCTTAAATCATTATAAGTATAAACATTTTCTAATTCCTTCAAATCATAGCCTTTACGGCTCCATTTCAACTTAGATAAATCGACTGTATCTGTAATACAGAAATATTGGAATGGACTGAGCAATTTTTGGTTAATAGCCTCTGGTAAACGGATTTCAGAAGCAATGTTGTTATCAAAGTAAGAAAGAATATTCTTCCCATCCATTCTTTCTGGTGTAGCTGTTAATCCTAGAAGAATTTTTGGTTTATAATAGTTTAGAAGCTTTTGATACGAAGCTGCAGCCGCATGATGAAATTCATCAACAATGATAAAATCGTAAAAGTCTTTCGTTGTTTTTTCAGTTAGCCTTTTACTGTTAAAGCTTTGAATACTAATAAACAAATGATCTAAAGAGGTTGGTGTATGACTTCCGACTAACATATCCCCAAAGTTATGATCCTTCAAAATAGCTCGAAACGTATCTCTACTTTGTCTTAAGATTTCTTCACGATGGGCAACAAAGAGAAGTCGTGCGGAATGTTTGCTTTTCAATTTGAATCGGTGGTAATCAAAAGCTGAAATAACCGTTTTTCCTACCCCTGTAGCAGCGACAATAAGATTGTTCATCCGTCCAAAAACTTCCCGTTCTACTTGCAGCTTTTCTAATATTTCTTTTTGATAATAATGAGGCCGATAATCAAGGTAATATTGAATTTCATGACTATCGCGCTGCCTGTCTTTTGTTAAAGCTATTTTTAGTAACCTTCTATCTTGTTCTTTTTCTCCATTAAAGTCTTTAAACTCGCGATCATTCCAATAGCTTTCAAAAGTAGCTTCACATTTTTTAATAATATCAAAGGAGTCTTTCTCTGTCACTTTAACATTCCACTCTAACCCTGATGTTAATGCAGGATTTGATAGATTGGAAGAACCGATATAAGCAGTACTAAATCCTGTCTTCCTTTTAAATAAATAAGCTTTAGCATGGAGACGAGTACGTTGAACATCATACGATATTTTGATTTCAGTATTTTTTAACTGACTTAGTTCCACTATTGCTTTATAATCAGTAGCCTCCATATAAGAGGTTGTAATAATCCGTAGCCTTCCGCCCCGCTCTTGTGTAAATGATTTAAGCTCATCAAAAATACATCTTAAACCGCTCCACTTAATAAATGAGACAAGAAAATCAATTGAATCAGCTGATAATATTTCCCGCTTTAATTCTTCAAGCATATTTGGTTCATAATTTGACCCTGTGAATAAAGAACTTTCTGAAATTGGTGTTACCGGTTTAATCACTTGTTGCTTCTTAATACTTTTTTTAATACTATTTATTCGCGAATAGATGGAAGTTAATATTTCTCCTTCCTCTGCAATTTTTAACGATTGAAATTGTTCATCGTCTAAGTTCTCACTCAAAATTGCTATCATATCATTACACGTCTTAATTTGATTTGCTAAAGCAAGATCATCGTCTTTTTGATTGTCATCCCTCATATACTTCAAAGCTTTTCTTGTGACATTAGAAATATAGGACGAAAGCATTTTGCGCGCTTCTTCTACGTCCAACTTCTCTTTCCCAATCTCATACGAATGAAACTCTTCGCTTTTTAGAGCGTTCTTTATCTTTTGATTAATGACCTGTTCATAGATCCCTTCATTAAGCATATTAATACCTCACAATCCGAATGGATTACCTTTTACAAAAAGTTGTGTTTACTTATAAGTATAATGATGATTGAAAATATTAACTTTTTCAACTATTCATTACTCCTCTGTAAAAGCGGGACTAGGAACTATAATG from Bacillus aquiflavi includes the following:
- a CDS encoding DUF3427 domain-containing protein, which encodes MLNEGIYEQVINQKIKNALKSEEFHSYEIGKEKLDVEEARKMLSSYISNVTRKALKYMRDDNQKDDDLALANQIKTCNDMIAILSENLDDEQFQSLKIAEEGEILTSIYSRINSIKKSIKKQQVIKPVTPISESSLFTGSNYEPNMLEELKREILSADSIDFLVSFIKWSGLRCIFDELKSFTQERGGRLRIITTSYMEATDYKAIVELSQLKNTEIKISYDVQRTRLHAKAYLFKRKTGFSTAYIGSSNLSNPALTSGLEWNVKVTEKDSFDIIKKCEATFESYWNDREFKDFNGEKEQDRRLLKIALTKDRQRDSHEIQYYLDYRPHYYQKEILEKLQVEREVFGRMNNLIVAATGVGKTVISAFDYHRFKLKSKHSARLLFVAHREEILRQSRDTFRAILKDHNFGDMLVGSHTPTSLDHLFISIQSFNSKRLTEKTTKDFYDFIIVDEFHHAAAASYQKLLNYYKPKILLGLTATPERMDGKNILSYFDNNIASEIRLPEAINQKLLSPFQYFCITDTVDLSKLKWSRKGYDLKELENVYTYNDLRSNQIVRSIHKYVTDINDTKGLGFCVSVEHAKYMAQFFNKVNIPAVALYGTVDKEVRIEAQNKLVAGEVKFIFVVDLYNEGIDIPEVNTILFLRPTESLTVFLQQLGRGLRLSEGKECLTVLDFVGQAHKNYSFSEKFRVLIGKTKHSVRHYVENGFSHLPKGCYVQLEKQAKEYILRNIKASANTRANLVLKLKYFQEDTGQQPTLRNFLNYYNLSLYDFYGQSKNRSFTRLMVEAGIKQDFSCINEKAITSRLPHLFHLNSPSFLRFLISYLRGDGTMLGEEEQIMLSMFYYTFYQSHPAKQGFSSISEGVQKMIDHQEFKEEILEIILYLYSKIETLEIENDFSFPCPLRVHCKYSTAQVLSALGYYNEQKSPSFREGVKYFKEKDLDIFFITLNKSEKDFSPSTLYNDYAINERLFHWQTQSRVAEGSETANRYIHHEKLKHKIALFVREYKKEKGHTAPFVYLGTCHYVSHTGNKPMSFIWRLKEEMPSYLVPKANKNIL